A region from the Silene latifolia isolate original U9 population chromosome 7, ASM4854445v1, whole genome shotgun sequence genome encodes:
- the LOC141590952 gene encoding heat shock cognate 70 kDa protein-like has translation MGQNNEEWPAIGIDLGTSYSCVGVLEHGSIEIIANDQGNRTMPSWVAFTDSARFIGEAAQNQGCTNPANTIFDAKRLIGRTFYDDSVQEYIKSWPFKVIPGPDFGEDKRPLVVVAYRGEEKQFSAEEISAMILVRMKQTAEAYLGKLVNNAVITVPAYFNDCQRQATKVAGAITGLNVLRIINEPTAAAIAYGFNKMTSDRVVSKKNALVFDLGGGTFDVSLVTIEHNKFEVKAVAGDGHLGGSDFDNRLVSHFVKEFKKKHNKDINQSPRALGRLRVACERVKRALSMTTQTTIEINCLLDDIDFSSTITRARFDYLNVDLYKRCTDVVKRCLNDANISTSDVDDIFLIGGSTRIPKIQELLKELFEGKELSRNINPDEAVAYGAAVHAGILCGRAKEKEVFLADVTSLSLGVEVGPGNMSVVIPRNTTIPTRQERTYGVGHVKKPKYGDIDDLPEIVLEIPVYEGERSKTEDNNFLGVFELSGIFPPNGSSSLINVCFDIDINGILNVSAQDMSSGNKSDIKTINRSRLASKEVERLKNEAVEYKAQDNKYEQMVMAKNTLENYAHEMSQRFTNCSNSSQRVEPNELMAIMGAIQRIRKWLDQNSNQVLHEAMYEEKLNELTLICTPRISTMH, from the exons ATGGGCCAGAATAATGAGGAATGGCCCGCGATAGGAATCGATCTTGGGACGTCATATTCTTGTGTGGGGGTATTGGAGCACGGCTCCATTGAAATCATAGCCAACGATCAAGGCAACAGAACAATGCCGTCATGGGTCGCCTTTACTGACTCTGCGAGGTTTATTGGTGAAGCAGCTCAGAACCAAGGCTGCACGAACCCAGCTAATACCATTTTTG ATGCAAAGCGGTTGATTGGTAGGACATTTTATGATGATTCGGTGCAGGAGTACATTAAATCTTGGCCATTCAAGGTTATTCCTGGTCCTGATTTTGGTGAAGACAAAAGGCCACTAGTAGTAGTAGCCTACAGGGGCGAAGAAAAACAATTTTCCGCTGAGGAGATATCTGCGATGATCCTCGTGAGGATGAAGCAAACTGCAGAGGCCTATCTAGGGAAGTTGGTGAATAATGCTGTTATTACAGTACCTGCCTACTTCAACGATTGTCAGCGTCAGGCAACAAAAGTTGCTGGTGCCATTACTGGGCTTAATGTGTTACGCATCATAAATGAACCTACAGCAGCTGCTATTGCTTATGGTTTTAACAAGATGACCTCAGACAGAGTTGTTTCGAAAAAGAATGCTTTGGTCTTTGATCTTGGTGGTGGTACATTTGATGTTTCTTTAGTCACTATTGAACATAACAAATTTGAAGTGAAGGCAGTTGCTGGGGACGGCCACCTTGGTGGGAGTGATTTTGACAATAGATTGGTTAGTCACTTTGTGAAAGAGTTCAAGAAGAAGCATAACAAAGATATTAATCAGAGTCCTAGGGCTCTTGGACGATTAAGGGTAGCTTGTGAGAGAGTCAAAAGGGCCCTCTCAATGACTACACAAACAACAATTGAGATCAATTGTCTTCTTGATGACATTGATTTTAGCTCGACTATTACCCGTGCCCGTTTTGATTACTTGAACGTTGATTTGTACAAGAGGTGTACTGATGTCGTTAAGAGATGTTTGAATGATGCTAATATAAGCACGAGTGATGTCGATGATATATTCCTCATTGGTGGATCAACTCGAATACCTAAGATCCAAGAATTGTTAAAGGAGCTCTTTGAGGGAAAGGAACTATCTAGAAACATTAATCCTGATGAGGCGGTTGCATATGGAGCAGCAGTCCATGCCGGGATCTTATGTGGTAGAGCTAAGGAGAAGGAGGTGTTTCTGGCTGATGTTACTTCATTATCTCTTGGTGTGGAGGTAGGTCCTGGCAACATGTCTGTCGTCATCCCAAGAAACACAACTATTCCAACAAGACAGGAGCGCACTTACGGAGTGGGACATGTTAAGAAGCCTAAGTATGGAGATATAGATGATTTGCCGGAAATTGTTTTGGAAATCCCTGTGTATGAGGGTGAGAGAAGTAAAACCGAAGACAACAATTTTTTGGGTGTCTTTGAGCTGTCTGGGATATTTCCACCCAATGGATCTTCAAGCTTGATTAATGTTTGTTTTGATATTGACATTAACGGAATTCTGAACGTATCAGCACAGGATATGAGCTCAGGTAATAAAAGTGATATTAAAACCATCAACCGCAGTAGACTTGCCAGTAAAGAGGTAGAGAGACTAAAGAATGAGGCTGTGGAGTACAAGGCTCAAGACAACAAGTATGAGCAAATGGTCATGGCCAAGAACACATTAGAGAACTATGCCCATGAAATGTCGCAAAGGTTTACCAATTGTAGCAATTCTAGCCAAAGAGTCGAGCCCAATGAATTGATGGCGATAATGGGGGCAATTCAGAGGATTCGCAAGTGGTTAGATCAGAACTCTAATCAAGTTCTACATGAGGCCATGTATGAGGAGAAGCTCAACGAACTCACATTAATATGCACGCCGCGTATTTCTACGATGCATTGA